A window of the Chanodichthys erythropterus isolate Z2021 chromosome 21, ASM2448905v1, whole genome shotgun sequence genome harbors these coding sequences:
- the bin1b gene encoding myc box-dependent-interacting protein 1b isoform X3 — translation MVMQKLGKADETKDTAFEEGVANFNKQLADGTKLQKDLKAYLVAVKTMHESSKRLHDCLAEMYDPEWFGKEEVDSIAEDTDLLWQDFHQKLVDSTLISMDTYLAQFPDIKARIAKRDRKLVDFDSARHHFASIQKGKKKDEAKIAKPLTLVEKAAPGWAQGIITAHQIAQTNLSRNQAEEELGRAQKVFEEINYELQEELPTLWDSRVGVYVNTFQNVSGLEEKFHRDMGKLNQNLSDIMTKLEEQRLAKKGVTTASTVKSEEAANHSLSESGSDAPKSPQKSREGPPVARPPRPASSQEVKQDNIINLFEDAVVPDINVSTQPEPGQIPASDPSQQWDSDDEAATQPYGQPDETPQWYDEVTPAVQPYEPPSWDEQDSVSAQSGWASETAAPAEAELAQPDWEDDAVERWGEEGSQVGQEQDADTNWGSGPAMALEAESEPPQWEELQSNEAPAVTNGSSDAELPPSVLYKVKVMHDYGATDSDELDLKAGDIVLVLPFANPDEQDEGWLMGVKESYWIQNKNLLVKGVFPENFTQKL, via the exons GTGATGCAGAAATTGGGTAAGGCGGATGAAACGAAAGACACAGCCTTTGAGGAGGGAGTGGCCAACTTTAACAAGCAGCTG GCCGATGGCACCAAATTGCAGAAAGACTTGAAAGCGTATTTGGTGGCAGTCAAAA CCATGCACGAGAGTTCAAAGCGTCTGCATGACTGTCTGGCAGAAATGTACGACCCTGAGTGGTTTGGCAAAGAGGAGGTGGACTCCATCGCAGAG GACACTGACCTCCTGTGGCAAGATTTCCACCAAAAGCTTGTAGACAGTACACTCATCTCCATGGATACATACTTGGCTCAATTTCCAGACATAaag GCTCGCATTGCAAAGCGTGACAGGAAGCTGGTAGACTTTGACAGTGCCAGACATCATTTTGCTTCTATacaaaaaggcaagaaaaaggATGAGGCCAAAATTGCCAAG CCTCTGACTCTGGTGGAGAAGGCTGCTCCCGGCTGGGCTCAGGGAATAATCACAGCACATCAAATCGCACAAACTAACCTCTCAAGAAACCAG gCTGAGGAAGAGTTGGGGAGAGCTCAGAAGGTATTTGAGGAGATCAATTATGAGCTCCAGGAGGAACTTCCCACCCTGTGGGACAG tcGTGTTGGCGTCTATGTTAACACATTCCAGAATGTATCTGGCCTGGAGGAAAAATTTCACAGGGATATGGGCAAA CTGAACCAGAATCTGAGTGATATTATGACCAAACTGGAAGAGCAACGCCTAGCCAA AAAAGGTGTCACGACAGCAAGCACTGTGAAGAG CGAAGAAGCAGCCAACCACAGTCTCTCAGAGTCTGGGTCAGATGCCCCTAAATCGCCACAAAAg TCCAGAGAGGGGCCGCCGGTCGCACGGCCCCCAAGGCCTGCTTCGTCTCAGGAGGTGAAACAGGACAACATCATTAACCTGTTTGAGGATGCAGTGGTGCCTGACATTAACGTTTCAACCCagccagag CCTGGTCAGATCCCCGCTTCAGACCCCTCCCAGCAGTGGGACTCAGATGATGAAGCTGCCACGCAACCTTACGGCCAGCCAGATGAAACTCCTCAGTGGTATGATGAGGTCACTCCTGCTGTACAGCCGTATGAACCCCCCAGCTGGGATGAGCAGGACAGTGTATCTGCGCAGTCAGGCTGGGCCAGTGAAACGGCTGCGCCTGCAGAGGCTGAACTTGCGCAGCCAGACTGGGAGGACGATGCTGTGGAGCGCTGGGGCGAGGAAGGGTCCCAGGTAGGGCAAGAGCAGGACGCAGATACAAACTGGGGCAGTGGTCCTGCTATGGCTTTGGAGGCGGAGTCAGAGCCGCCtcagtgggaggagcttcaaAGT AATGAAGCTCCAGCAGTGACAAATGGCTCATCAGATGCAGAGCTTCCTCCATCGGTTCTCTATAAG GTGAAAGTAATGCATGACTATGGAGCAACAGACAGTGATGAACTTGACCTGAAGGCTGGTGACATTGTGCTTGTGCTTCCCTTCGCCAACCCAGATGAACAG GATGAAGGCTGGTTAATGGGTGTAAAAGAGTCATACTGGATTCAGAATAAAAACCTCCTAGTGAAAGGAGTCTTCCCTGAAAACTTCACCCAGAAACTGTGA